A DNA window from Oleomonas cavernae contains the following coding sequences:
- a CDS encoding beta strand repeat-containing protein: MNGAAANDQLFGDNFAGTGGNGTDTLNGGDGNDYLEGGNAADVLNGGNGIDTAGYAESTAGVTVNLSTGAASGGEADGDTLTSIENLTGSGQNDVLTGDAGANVLSGGSGADILAGLGAADVLNGGFSADTVTYAASAAAVSVNLLTNVNTGGDAEGDSLISIENLIGSNFDDILFGHAGANVLTGGNGDDALQGGVGADVLDGGAGIDRVSYTTSSVAVVVTVNGAASGGDAEGDVLSGIENLTGSTNSDTLTGDAGANLLSGGDGNDILRGLAGADTLAGGNGSDTADYSTSAAAVNVTVNGAASGGDAAGDVLSGIESLIGSAFNDTLIGDAAANVQTGGDGNDTLRGGAGADIIAGGNGTDLADYSTAAAAVAVTVNGTGTSGDAAGDVLGGIENLTGSAFNDALIGDAGVNTLTGGDGNDSLRGGGGADSLAGGAGADTANYSTSAAAITVTVNGAASGGDAAGDVLSGIESLVGSAFNDTLTGDAAANTLTGGDGDDTLRGVPAPTRWSAATVQTWRTTLPPLPPSMSRSTAPGRAATPRATR, encoded by the coding sequence CTGAACGGCGCCGCCGCCAACGACCAGCTCTTCGGCGACAACTTCGCCGGCACCGGCGGCAACGGCACCGACACGCTGAACGGCGGCGACGGCAACGACTACCTGGAAGGCGGCAACGCGGCCGACGTGCTGAACGGCGGCAACGGCATCGACACCGCCGGCTATGCCGAATCGACCGCAGGGGTCACGGTCAATCTGTCGACCGGCGCCGCCAGCGGTGGTGAGGCCGACGGCGATACGTTGACCTCGATCGAGAACCTGACCGGCAGCGGCCAGAATGACGTTCTGACCGGCGACGCGGGTGCCAATGTGCTGAGCGGCGGCAGCGGCGCCGATATACTGGCCGGCCTGGGCGCCGCCGACGTACTGAACGGCGGCTTCAGCGCGGACACGGTCACCTACGCCGCCTCGGCCGCGGCCGTGTCGGTCAACCTGCTGACCAACGTGAACACGGGCGGCGATGCGGAGGGCGATTCGCTCATTTCCATCGAGAACCTGATCGGTTCCAACTTCGACGACATCCTGTTCGGCCATGCCGGAGCAAATGTACTGACCGGCGGCAATGGCGACGACGCGCTCCAGGGCGGCGTCGGGGCCGACGTGCTTGACGGCGGTGCCGGCATCGACAGGGTGAGCTACACTACTTCTTCCGTCGCGGTCGTGGTCACGGTTAACGGCGCGGCATCGGGCGGCGATGCCGAGGGCGACGTGCTCAGCGGCATCGAGAACCTGACCGGTTCGACCAACTCCGACACGCTGACCGGTGACGCCGGCGCCAACCTCCTCAGCGGCGGCGACGGCAACGACATCCTGCGCGGGCTGGCCGGCGCCGACACCCTGGCCGGCGGCAACGGCAGCGACACGGCGGACTATTCGACCTCGGCCGCCGCCGTCAATGTCACGGTCAACGGCGCCGCCTCGGGCGGCGACGCGGCGGGCGACGTGCTCAGCGGCATCGAGAGCCTGATCGGCTCCGCCTTCAACGACACGCTGATCGGCGATGCCGCCGCCAACGTCCAGACCGGCGGCGACGGCAACGACACCCTGCGCGGCGGCGCAGGCGCTGACATCATCGCCGGCGGCAACGGCACCGACCTCGCGGACTATTCGACCGCCGCGGCGGCCGTTGCCGTCACGGTTAACGGCACGGGAACGTCCGGCGACGCCGCAGGCGACGTGCTCGGCGGCATCGAGAACCTGACCGGGTCGGCCTTCAACGACGCGCTGATCGGCGACGCCGGCGTCAACACCCTGACCGGCGGCGACGGCAACGACTCGCTGCGCGGCGGCGGCGGTGCCGACAGCCTGGCCGGCGGTGCCGGCGCCGACACGGCGAACTATTCGACTTCTGCCGCCGCCATCACCGTCACGGTCAACGGCGCGGCATCGGGCGGCGATGCGGCGGGCGACGTGCTCAGCGGCATCGAGAGCCTGGTCGGGTCGGCCTTCAACGACACGCTCACCGGCGATGCCGCGGCCAACACCCTGACCGGCGGCGACGGCGACGACACGCTGCGCGGGGTGCCGGCGCCGACGCGCTGGTCGGCGGCAACGGTACAGACCTGGCGGACTACTCTGCCTCCGCTGCCGCCGTCAATGTCACGCTCAACGGCGCCGGGACGGGCGGCGACGCCCAGGGCGACACGCTGA
- a CDS encoding beta strand repeat-containing protein: MSVSLNSGSASGGDAQGDTFSSIENLLGSALNDTLTGNASVNVLNGGDGNDAMHGGAGADQIIGGNGTDTASYVNSTAAVTINLLTGAASGGDAAGDTFNAVESVSGSNFNDLLTGTGSDNVLAGNDGNDTLEGLGGADTLNGGNGIDTASYASSAGAVTVNMTTNVNTGNGAQGDTLTAIENLLGSAFNDSLTGDAGANTLAGGDGDDTLRGAAGADALQGGNGIDTASYAASAAAVSVSLNSGSASGGDAQGDTFSGIENLSGSAFDDTLTGDAGANTLAGGDGNDTLRGAAGADVLIGSNGSDTANYSTSAAAVNVTVNGPASGGDAAGDVLSGIESLTGSAFNDTLTGDAVANLLTGGDGNDTLTGLGGADVLAGGNGTDTASYAGSAAGVTVTVNGGGVGGDAQGDTLSGIENLLGSALNDTLTGDAAANVLTGGDGDDTLRGAAGADALIGGNGADTASYAASAAAVSVSLNSGSAAGGDAQGDTFSSIENLLGSAFNDILTGSAGVNVLNGGDGDDAMHGGAGADQIIGGNGTDTASYVNSTTGVAVNLLTGTGSGGDAAGDTLSGIENVTGSNFNDTIVGSAGANAISGGDGNDTLTGGAGADTLTGGNGIDTASYASAAAAVNVTVNSAASGSDAAGDVLSGIENLTGSAFNDILTGDAGANTLTGGDGNDTLIGLGGADILQGGNGIDLVSYLASAAAVNVTINGAASGGDAAGDVLSGIEDLIGSAFNDTLVGDAGSNELLGADGDDTLRGGGGADYLSGGVGIDTASYSTSAAGVTVTVNGTGRAATPRATTWTRSRT; this comes from the coding sequence GTGTCGGTCAGCCTCAACAGCGGGTCGGCGTCGGGCGGCGATGCCCAGGGCGACACGTTCTCCAGCATCGAGAATCTGCTCGGGTCCGCCCTCAACGATACGCTGACGGGTAACGCGAGCGTCAATGTGCTCAATGGCGGCGACGGGAACGACGCGATGCATGGCGGTGCCGGTGCCGACCAGATCATCGGCGGCAACGGCACGGATACGGCGTCCTATGTGAATTCCACAGCGGCCGTCACGATCAACCTGTTGACCGGCGCCGCCAGCGGCGGCGATGCCGCAGGCGATACGTTCAACGCCGTCGAGAGCGTGTCCGGCAGCAACTTCAACGACCTCCTGACCGGCACGGGGAGCGACAACGTCCTCGCCGGCAATGACGGCAACGACACCTTGGAGGGCCTGGGCGGCGCCGACACGCTGAACGGCGGCAACGGGATCGACACGGCCAGCTATGCCTCCTCGGCAGGCGCCGTGACGGTCAACATGACGACCAATGTAAACACGGGCAACGGCGCCCAGGGCGACACGCTGACCGCCATCGAGAACCTGCTCGGGTCCGCCTTCAACGACAGCCTGACCGGCGATGCCGGCGCCAACACCCTGGCCGGCGGCGACGGCGACGACACGCTGCGAGGCGCTGCCGGCGCCGACGCACTACAGGGCGGCAACGGCATCGACACGGCCAGTTACGCGGCCTCGGCCGCCGCGGTGTCGGTCAGCCTCAACAGCGGGTCGGCGTCGGGCGGCGATGCCCAGGGCGATACGTTCTCCGGCATCGAGAACCTGAGCGGTTCCGCCTTCGACGACACCCTCACCGGCGATGCTGGCGCCAATACCCTGGCCGGCGGCGACGGCAACGACACCCTGCGCGGTGCCGCCGGCGCCGACGTGCTGATCGGCAGCAACGGCAGCGACACGGCCAACTACTCGACCTCCGCCGCCGCCGTCAATGTCACGGTCAACGGCCCGGCATCGGGCGGCGACGCCGCGGGCGACGTGCTCAGCGGCATCGAGAGCCTGACCGGCTCGGCCTTCAACGACACGCTCACCGGCGATGCCGTCGCCAACCTGCTGACCGGCGGCGACGGCAACGATACGCTGACCGGCCTGGGCGGCGCCGATGTCCTCGCCGGCGGCAACGGCACCGACACGGCCAGCTACGCGGGGTCCGCCGCCGGCGTCACTGTCACCGTGAACGGTGGCGGCGTGGGCGGCGATGCCCAGGGCGACACGCTCAGCGGCATCGAGAACCTGCTCGGATCCGCCCTGAACGACACCCTGACCGGCGATGCCGCCGCCAACGTGCTGACCGGCGGCGACGGCGATGACACGCTGCGCGGTGCCGCCGGCGCCGACGCGCTGATCGGCGGCAACGGCGCCGACACGGCCAGCTACGCGGCCTCGGCCGCCGCGGTGTCCGTCAGCCTCAACAGCGGGTCGGCGGCGGGCGGCGACGCCCAGGGCGACACGTTCTCCAGCATCGAGAACCTGCTCGGGTCGGCCTTCAACGACATTCTGACGGGCAGCGCAGGCGTCAATGTGCTCAATGGCGGCGACGGGGACGACGCGATGCACGGCGGTGCCGGTGCCGACCAGATCATCGGCGGCAACGGCACGGATACGGCCTCCTATGTGAATTCCACAACCGGCGTCGCGGTCAACCTGTTGACCGGTACCGGCAGCGGCGGCGATGCCGCAGGCGACACCCTCAGCGGCATCGAGAACGTGACCGGCTCGAACTTCAACGACACCATCGTCGGCAGCGCGGGCGCCAATGCGATCAGCGGCGGCGACGGCAACGACACCCTGACCGGCGGCGCTGGCGCCGACACCCTGACCGGCGGCAACGGCATCGACACGGCCAGCTATGCGAGCGCCGCCGCGGCCGTCAACGTCACGGTCAATAGTGCGGCCTCGGGCAGCGATGCCGCGGGTGACGTGCTCAGCGGTATCGAGAATCTGACCGGGTCGGCCTTCAACGACATTCTGACCGGCGATGCCGGGGCCAATACGCTGACCGGCGGCGACGGCAACGACACACTGATCGGCTTGGGCGGCGCCGACATCCTTCAAGGCGGCAACGGCATCGATCTGGTTAGCTATTTGGCATCCGCCGCGGCGGTCAATGTGACCATCAATGGCGCGGCGTCGGGCGGCGATGCCGCCGGCGACGTCCTGAGCGGCATCGAGGATCTGATCGGATCGGCCTTCAATGACACGCTCGTTGGCGATGCCGGGTCCAACGAGCTGCTCGGGGCCGATGGCGACGACACGCTGCGCGGCGGCGGCGGGGCTGACTACCTCAGCGGGGGCGTCGGCATCGACACGGCCAGCTACTCGACATCGGCCGCCGGCGTCACCGTCACGGTCAACGGCACGGGTCGGGCGGCGACGCCCAGGGCGACAACCTGGACTCGATCGAGAACCTGA